From Erinaceus europaeus chromosome 9, mEriEur2.1, whole genome shotgun sequence, one genomic window encodes:
- the LOC103120188 gene encoding sodium/potassium-transporting ATPase subunit alpha-4-like isoform X2: protein MAFRSKKRPRAGHVKMKKKKPIRKRLTQYDLEELKKEVALDDHKLTLEELSAKYSVDLTQGHTQEKAEQILIRDGPNMLTPPPTTPEWVKFCRQLFGGFSLLLWIGAILCFVAYAIQSQFHEESSKDNLYLGVVLTVVVIITGCFSYYQEAKSSKIMETFKNMVPQQALVIREGQKMQINVENVVVGDLVEVKGGDRIPADLRLISAQGCKVDNSSLTGESEPQSRSTEFTNENPLETRNICFFSTNCVEGTARGIVIATGDDTVMGRIATLTSGLEGGKTPIALEIEHFIHIITGVAIFLGISFFMLAIILGYGWLESVIFLIGIIVANVPEGLLATVTVCLTLTAKRMARKNCLVKNLEAVETLGSTSTICSDKTGTLTQNRMTVAHLWFDKTIYKADTTENQRGFTFSQNSDTWLILSRIAGLCNRADFKPNQESVPITQRETTGDASESALLKFIELSCGSVKEMREKNPKMAEIPFNSTNKYQERSSQVHILLMKGAPERILGFCSSYLLHGEEHPMDDKMKQDFQNAYEELGGLGERVLGFCFLNLPSTFDKGFRFDTENINFPMENLCFVGLMSMIDPPRAAVPSAVGKCRSAGIKVIMVTGDHPITAKAIAKGVGIISEGNETVEDIAARLNISVSQVNPREAKACVVHGTDLKDMDSAKLDEILRNHEEIVFARTSPQQKLIIVEGCQRQGAIVAVTGDGVNDSPALKKADIGIAMGISGSDVSKQAADMILLDDNFASIVTGVEEGRLIFDNLKKSIAYTLTSNIPEITPFLFFIILGIPLPLGTITILCIDLGTDMIPAISLAYESAESDIMKRAPRNAKTDKLVNERLIGIAYGQIGMIQALAGFFTYFVILAENGFQPSDLLGIRISWEDRYLNDLEDSYGQQWTYEQRKVVEFTCHTAFFVSIVVVQWADLIICKTRRNSVFQQGMKNGILIFGLIEETILAAFLSYSPGMDKALHMFPLKGYWWLCALPYSFLIFVYDETRKLIIRHRPGGWLEKETYY, encoded by the exons ATGGCATTCAGGTCGAAAAAGAGGCCCAGGGCAGGGCATgtcaaaatgaagaagaagaagcccatAAGGAAGAGACTGACCCAATATGACTTGgaggaactgaagaaggaagtagCTCTG GATGACCACAAGTTAACCTTGGAGGAGCTGAGTGCCAAGTACTCCGTGGACCTGACCCAG GGTCACACCCAAGAAAAAGCGGAGCAGATCCTGATCCGAGATGGGCCCAACATGCTGACCCCACCACCCACTACCCCCGAGTGGGTCAAGTTCTGCCGCCAGCTGTTCGGAGGCTTCTCCCTCCTGCTCTGGATAGGGGCCATCCTCTGCTTTGTGGCCTACGCCATCCAGAGCCAGTTCCACGAGGAATCCAGCAAAGACAAC CTGTACCTGGGTGTGGTGCTGACTGTGGTTGTCATTATCACCGGCTGCTTCTCCTATTACCAGGAGGCCAAGAGCTCCAAGATCATGGAGACATTTAAGAACATGGTACCACAG CAAGCGCTGGTGATCCGGGAAGGACAGAAGATGCAGATCAACGTGGAAAATGTGGTAGTAGGGGATCTGGTGGAGGTGAAGGGAGGAGACCGGATCCCCGCTGACCTGCGGCTCATCTCAGCACAAGGATGTAAG GTGGACAACTCATCCCTGACTGGAGAGTCTGAGCCCCAGAGTCGATCCACTGAGTTTACCAACGAGAATCCCCTTGAGACCCGGAACATCTGCTTCTTCTCTACCAACTGCGTGGAAG GGACTGCGAGGGGCATTGTGATCGCCACCGGAGATGATACTGTGATGGGCCGCATCGCCACGCTGACCTCAGGCTTGGAGGGAGGCAAGACGCCCATTGCCTTGGAGATTGAGCACTTCATCCACATCATCACTGGCGTGGCCATCTTCCTAGGCATCTCCTTTTTCATGCTCGCTATCATCCTGGGCTATGGCTGGCTGGAGTCTGTCATCTTCCTCATCGGCATCATTGTGGCCAACGTGCCTGAGGGGCTGCTGGCCACTGTCACC gtgtGCCTGACGCTCACAGCCAAGCGCATGGCACGCAAGAACTGCCTGGTGAAGAACCTGGAGGCGGTGGAGACACTGGGCTCCACATCCACCATCTGCTCTGACAAGACGGGCACCCTCACGCAGAACCGCATGACCGTGGCCCACTTGTGGTTTGACAAGACCATTTACAAGGCTGACACTACCGAGAACCAGAGGG gCTTCACATTTAGCCAGAACTCTGACACCTGGCTCATCCTGTCCCGAATTGCAGGCCTGTGTAATAGAGCTGACTTTAAACCGAATCAGGAGTCTGTCCCCATCACGCAG CGTGAGACCACCGGGGATGCTTCTGAGTCAGCCCTGCTCAAGTTCATCGAGCTGTCCTGTGGCTCTGTGAAAGAGATGAGGGAGAAGAACCCCAAGATGGCTGAGATTCCCTTCAATTCCACCAACAAATATCAG GAACGAAGCTCTCAGGTTCACATCCTACTGATGAAGGGGGCCCCCGAGAGGATCCTGGGATTCTGTTCCAGCTACCTTCTGCATGGAGAGGAGCACCCCATGGATGATAAAATGAAGCAAGACTTCCAGAATGcctatgaagagctggggggcctTGGGGAGCGCGTGCTAG gCTTCTGCTTCCTGAATCTGCCCAGCACTTTCGACAAAGGATTCCGGTTTGACACAGAAAACATCAACTTCCCCATGGAAAACCTGTGCTTTGTGGGGCTTATGTCCATGATCGATCCACCCCGGGCAGCTGTGCCCAGTGCTGTGGGCAAGTGCCGCAGTGCAGGCATCAAG GTGATCATGGTGACTGGGGATCATCCCATCACCGCCAAGGCCATTGCCAAGGGTGTGGGCATCATCTCTGAAGGCAACGAGACGGTGGAGGACATTGCAGCCCGGCTTAACATCTCTGTCAGCCAGGTCAACCCCAG GGAGGCCAAGGCATGTGTGGTGCATGGCACCGACCTGAAGGACATGGACTCAGCGAAGCTGGATGAGATCCTTCGGAACCATGAGGAGATTGTGTTCGCCCGGACATCCCCACAGCAGAAGCTCATCATCGTGGAGGGCTGCCAGCGGCAG GGTGCCATCGTGGCAGTGACAGGGGACGGTGTCAACGACTCCCCTGCCCTGAAGAAGGCTGACATCGGCATTGCCATGGGCATCTCGGGCTCTGATGTGTCCAAGCAGGCGGCTGACATGATCCTTCTGGATGATAACTTTGCCTCCATTGTCACAGGCGTGGAGGAGG GCCGCCTCATCTTCGACAACCTGAAGAAGTCCATCGCCTACACACTGACCAGCAACATCCCTGAGATCacaccctttctgttcttcatcaTCCTGGGCATCCCGCTGCCCCTAGGCACCATCACCATTCTCTGCATCGACCTGGGCACTGACATG atccctgccatcTCCCTGGCTTATGAGTCCGCCGAGAGCGACATCATGAAGAGGGCCCCGCGCAATGCCAAGACCGACAAGCTGGTGAATGAGCGGCTCATCGGCATAGCCTACGGGCAGATCG GGATGATCCAGGCTTTGGCTGGCTTCTTCACATACTTCGTGATCCTGGCCGAGAACGGATTCCAGCCTTCAGATCTGCTGGGCATCCGCATCAGCTGGGAAGATCGCTACCTCAATGACCTGGAGGACAGCTACGGGCAGCAGTGG ACCTATGAGCAGCGGAAGGTGGTGGAGTTCACCTGCCACACGGCCTTCTTCGTGAGCattgtggtggtgcagtgggccgATCTCATCATCTGCAAGACTCGCCGCAACTCTGTCTTCCAGCAGGGCATGAA AAACGGTATCCTGATCTTCGGCCTCATAGAGGAGACCATCCTGGCAGCCTTTCTGTCCTACTCCCCAGGCATGGACAAGGCACTGCATATGTTCCCGCTCAA GGGCTACTGGTGGCTCTGTGCCCTCCCCTACAGCTTCCTCATCTTTGTCTACGACGAGACCCGGAAGTTAATCATCCGGCATCGGCCAGGCG GCTGGCTGGAGAAGGAGACCTACTACTGA
- the LOC103120188 gene encoding sodium/potassium-transporting ATPase subunit alpha-4-like isoform X1: protein MAFRSKKRPRAGHVKMKKKKPIRKRLTQYDLEELKKEVALDDHKLTLEELSAKYSVDLTQGHTQEKAEQILIRDGPNMLTPPPTTPEWVKFCRQLFGGFSLLLWIGAILCFVAYAIQSQFHEESSKDNLYLGVVLTVVVIITGCFSYYQEAKSSKIMETFKNMVPQQALVIREGQKMQINVENVVVGDLVEVKGGDRIPADLRLISAQGCKVDNSSLTGESEPQSRSTEFTNENPLETRNICFFSTNCVEGTARGIVIATGDDTVMGRIATLTSGLEGGKTPIALEIEHFIHIITGVAIFLGISFFMLAIILGYGWLESVIFLIGIIVANVPEGLLATVTVCLTLTAKRMARKNCLVKNLEAVETLGSTSTICSDKTGTLTQNRMTVAHLWFDKTIYKADTTENQRGFTFSQNSDTWLILSRIAGLCNRADFKPNQESVPITQRETTGDASESALLKFIELSCGSVKEMREKNPKMAEIPFNSTNKYQLSIHIQERSSQVHILLMKGAPERILGFCSSYLLHGEEHPMDDKMKQDFQNAYEELGGLGERVLGFCFLNLPSTFDKGFRFDTENINFPMENLCFVGLMSMIDPPRAAVPSAVGKCRSAGIKVIMVTGDHPITAKAIAKGVGIISEGNETVEDIAARLNISVSQVNPREAKACVVHGTDLKDMDSAKLDEILRNHEEIVFARTSPQQKLIIVEGCQRQGAIVAVTGDGVNDSPALKKADIGIAMGISGSDVSKQAADMILLDDNFASIVTGVEEGRLIFDNLKKSIAYTLTSNIPEITPFLFFIILGIPLPLGTITILCIDLGTDMIPAISLAYESAESDIMKRAPRNAKTDKLVNERLIGIAYGQIGMIQALAGFFTYFVILAENGFQPSDLLGIRISWEDRYLNDLEDSYGQQWTYEQRKVVEFTCHTAFFVSIVVVQWADLIICKTRRNSVFQQGMKNGILIFGLIEETILAAFLSYSPGMDKALHMFPLKGYWWLCALPYSFLIFVYDETRKLIIRHRPGGWLEKETYY, encoded by the exons ATGGCATTCAGGTCGAAAAAGAGGCCCAGGGCAGGGCATgtcaaaatgaagaagaagaagcccatAAGGAAGAGACTGACCCAATATGACTTGgaggaactgaagaaggaagtagCTCTG GATGACCACAAGTTAACCTTGGAGGAGCTGAGTGCCAAGTACTCCGTGGACCTGACCCAG GGTCACACCCAAGAAAAAGCGGAGCAGATCCTGATCCGAGATGGGCCCAACATGCTGACCCCACCACCCACTACCCCCGAGTGGGTCAAGTTCTGCCGCCAGCTGTTCGGAGGCTTCTCCCTCCTGCTCTGGATAGGGGCCATCCTCTGCTTTGTGGCCTACGCCATCCAGAGCCAGTTCCACGAGGAATCCAGCAAAGACAAC CTGTACCTGGGTGTGGTGCTGACTGTGGTTGTCATTATCACCGGCTGCTTCTCCTATTACCAGGAGGCCAAGAGCTCCAAGATCATGGAGACATTTAAGAACATGGTACCACAG CAAGCGCTGGTGATCCGGGAAGGACAGAAGATGCAGATCAACGTGGAAAATGTGGTAGTAGGGGATCTGGTGGAGGTGAAGGGAGGAGACCGGATCCCCGCTGACCTGCGGCTCATCTCAGCACAAGGATGTAAG GTGGACAACTCATCCCTGACTGGAGAGTCTGAGCCCCAGAGTCGATCCACTGAGTTTACCAACGAGAATCCCCTTGAGACCCGGAACATCTGCTTCTTCTCTACCAACTGCGTGGAAG GGACTGCGAGGGGCATTGTGATCGCCACCGGAGATGATACTGTGATGGGCCGCATCGCCACGCTGACCTCAGGCTTGGAGGGAGGCAAGACGCCCATTGCCTTGGAGATTGAGCACTTCATCCACATCATCACTGGCGTGGCCATCTTCCTAGGCATCTCCTTTTTCATGCTCGCTATCATCCTGGGCTATGGCTGGCTGGAGTCTGTCATCTTCCTCATCGGCATCATTGTGGCCAACGTGCCTGAGGGGCTGCTGGCCACTGTCACC gtgtGCCTGACGCTCACAGCCAAGCGCATGGCACGCAAGAACTGCCTGGTGAAGAACCTGGAGGCGGTGGAGACACTGGGCTCCACATCCACCATCTGCTCTGACAAGACGGGCACCCTCACGCAGAACCGCATGACCGTGGCCCACTTGTGGTTTGACAAGACCATTTACAAGGCTGACACTACCGAGAACCAGAGGG gCTTCACATTTAGCCAGAACTCTGACACCTGGCTCATCCTGTCCCGAATTGCAGGCCTGTGTAATAGAGCTGACTTTAAACCGAATCAGGAGTCTGTCCCCATCACGCAG CGTGAGACCACCGGGGATGCTTCTGAGTCAGCCCTGCTCAAGTTCATCGAGCTGTCCTGTGGCTCTGTGAAAGAGATGAGGGAGAAGAACCCCAAGATGGCTGAGATTCCCTTCAATTCCACCAACAAATATCAG ttgTCCATCCACATCCAGGAACGAAGCTCTCAGGTTCACATCCTACTGATGAAGGGGGCCCCCGAGAGGATCCTGGGATTCTGTTCCAGCTACCTTCTGCATGGAGAGGAGCACCCCATGGATGATAAAATGAAGCAAGACTTCCAGAATGcctatgaagagctggggggcctTGGGGAGCGCGTGCTAG gCTTCTGCTTCCTGAATCTGCCCAGCACTTTCGACAAAGGATTCCGGTTTGACACAGAAAACATCAACTTCCCCATGGAAAACCTGTGCTTTGTGGGGCTTATGTCCATGATCGATCCACCCCGGGCAGCTGTGCCCAGTGCTGTGGGCAAGTGCCGCAGTGCAGGCATCAAG GTGATCATGGTGACTGGGGATCATCCCATCACCGCCAAGGCCATTGCCAAGGGTGTGGGCATCATCTCTGAAGGCAACGAGACGGTGGAGGACATTGCAGCCCGGCTTAACATCTCTGTCAGCCAGGTCAACCCCAG GGAGGCCAAGGCATGTGTGGTGCATGGCACCGACCTGAAGGACATGGACTCAGCGAAGCTGGATGAGATCCTTCGGAACCATGAGGAGATTGTGTTCGCCCGGACATCCCCACAGCAGAAGCTCATCATCGTGGAGGGCTGCCAGCGGCAG GGTGCCATCGTGGCAGTGACAGGGGACGGTGTCAACGACTCCCCTGCCCTGAAGAAGGCTGACATCGGCATTGCCATGGGCATCTCGGGCTCTGATGTGTCCAAGCAGGCGGCTGACATGATCCTTCTGGATGATAACTTTGCCTCCATTGTCACAGGCGTGGAGGAGG GCCGCCTCATCTTCGACAACCTGAAGAAGTCCATCGCCTACACACTGACCAGCAACATCCCTGAGATCacaccctttctgttcttcatcaTCCTGGGCATCCCGCTGCCCCTAGGCACCATCACCATTCTCTGCATCGACCTGGGCACTGACATG atccctgccatcTCCCTGGCTTATGAGTCCGCCGAGAGCGACATCATGAAGAGGGCCCCGCGCAATGCCAAGACCGACAAGCTGGTGAATGAGCGGCTCATCGGCATAGCCTACGGGCAGATCG GGATGATCCAGGCTTTGGCTGGCTTCTTCACATACTTCGTGATCCTGGCCGAGAACGGATTCCAGCCTTCAGATCTGCTGGGCATCCGCATCAGCTGGGAAGATCGCTACCTCAATGACCTGGAGGACAGCTACGGGCAGCAGTGG ACCTATGAGCAGCGGAAGGTGGTGGAGTTCACCTGCCACACGGCCTTCTTCGTGAGCattgtggtggtgcagtgggccgATCTCATCATCTGCAAGACTCGCCGCAACTCTGTCTTCCAGCAGGGCATGAA AAACGGTATCCTGATCTTCGGCCTCATAGAGGAGACCATCCTGGCAGCCTTTCTGTCCTACTCCCCAGGCATGGACAAGGCACTGCATATGTTCCCGCTCAA GGGCTACTGGTGGCTCTGTGCCCTCCCCTACAGCTTCCTCATCTTTGTCTACGACGAGACCCGGAAGTTAATCATCCGGCATCGGCCAGGCG GCTGGCTGGAGAAGGAGACCTACTACTGA